The Scyliorhinus torazame isolate Kashiwa2021f chromosome 10, sScyTor2.1, whole genome shotgun sequence genome contains a region encoding:
- the LOC140430912 gene encoding uncharacterized protein yields MIRSLTHKIHLLYNYYENKSYMAGKLFKCDACDKSFSHSSYYRVHQRIHTGEKPFTCEVCHKSFVQSSYLRRHQRVHTGEKPFKCEVCNKSFAEFSGLLYHRRIHTGEKPFTCELCDKSFSVSSNLRAHQRTHTGEKPFHCEVCNRGFSELSSLVNHRRIHTGEKPFTCEVCDKSFSTSSNFLAHQRIHTGEKPFKCEFCNKAFVKSSNLQIHQKIHTGERPFNCEICEKAFTRSSDLLMHQMIHTGEKPFKCEVCDQAFLKSGNLHIHQRMHTGEKPFKCDVCNRGFAQSSALVGHYRIHTGEKPFTCEVCNRTFARSSTLRAHQCIHTGEKPFTCDVCNKSFSRSSQLLLHQRIHTGVKLFKCEVCEKTFTLSSTLGNHRRIHTEEKPFKCEVCDKSFLKSTDLHVHQRIHIGEKPFKCDVCDKAFTRSSDLPKHQRIHTGEKPFRCEVCDKSFRHSSTLCTHQRTHTGE; encoded by the coding sequence CCGtgtacaccaacgcattcacactggggagaaaccattcacctgcgagGTGTGTCACAAATCATTTGTGCAGTCATCGTACCTTCGTAGACACCAACGCGTTCACACCGGAGAAAAGCCATTCAAATGTGAGGTATGTAACAAGAGCTTTGCAGAATTCTCCGGCCTGTTATATCATCGCCGCATTCACACAGGGGAAAAACCATTCACATGTGAGTTGTGTGACAAATCGTTCTCAGTGTCATCAAACCTCCGTgctcaccaacgcactcacacaggggagaagccattccATTGTGAGGTGTGTAACAGAGGCTTTTCAGAATTATCGAGCCTTGTGaatcatcggcgcattcacacaggggagaaaccattcacatgtgaggtatgtgacaaatcattctcaacgTCATCAAACTTTCTTGCACATCaacgaattcacacaggggagaaaccattcaagtgtGAGTTTTGCAATAAAGCTTTTGTAAAGTCTTCGAACCTCCAGATACACCAGAAGATTCATACAGGGGAGAGGCCCTTCAACTGCGAAATTTGTGAGAAAGCTTTTACCCGTTCGTCTGATCTCCTGATGCACCAGATGATTCACACGGGGGAGAAACCCTTCAAGTGTGAGGTTTGTGACCAAGCCTTCTTGAAGTCCGGGAACTTGCACATACACCAACGCatgcacactggagagaaaccgttcAAGTGTGACGTGTGTAACAGGGGCTTTGCACAATCATCAGCTCTGGTGGGTCACTATCGCATTCACACTGGTGAAAAACCATTTACCTGTGAGGTGTGCAACCGAACATTCGCAAGGTCATCGACCCTCCGTGCACACCAatgcattcacacaggggagaaaccattcacctgcgatGTGTGCAACAAGTCTTTCTCCAGGTCATCGCAACTCCTGCTCCATCAGAGGATTCACACAGGAGTCAAATTGTTCAAGTGTGAAGTGTGTGAGAAAACATTCACACTGTCATCGACGCTTGGGAAtcaccgacgcattcacactgaggagaagcctTTCAAGTGTGAGGTTTGTGACAAATCCTTCTTGAAATCAACAGACCTGCAtgtacaccaacgcattcacattggggagaaaccattcaagtgtGATGTTTGTGACAAGGCTTTCACCCGTTCCTCTGATCTCCCGAAACACCAGCGaatccacactggggagaaaccatttcgGTGTGAGGTGTGTGATAAATCATTCCGCCACTCATCGACCCTCTgcacacatcaacgcactcacacaggGGAGTAG